In Propionispora vibrioides, the genomic stretch TCAAATCAAAAGAACCGTCCCCTCCTGTAGGCAAACAAAAAAGAGAGGATATTCTCCTCTCTGGCTGTAGCATATATTATTGATTGTGTCGGGAACATTTGGAAGGAATTAGTTCAATAAGTTCTAATTGCTCGGCCTGCTGCAGGTCCTTATCGGTCGCGGCCGATATGGCCTGGCGGCCGCCGCAGTGCTGGCACTGAAGTTCGATGCAGTCAGGCAGCACGACCGCTTCAATATCGACGGAGCCGCAGAGGCAATAAATGTGTCCCTTCTCGGCAATGTCGTGGATTTTATTGAGTACGTCAAACAAGATTTGGGGATTTTCAATATTTTCGTCATAGCTGTCGTAGCTGTCAATATCATCGTCCGTCTTTTCCCGAAGCAGCCGCTCAAATTCCCGCTGATTTCCGGCGATCATCTGCTCAACAGCTTCCCGCTCGCCCATAAAGCCCAGTTCTACCGTCTCATTGGGGCAATAAATTTTCTGAACCTGCATCTTGTCTATATGTTTTCGCCAAAGCTGCTTGCTATCCAGGCAAATAATATGATTGACCTCACAAACCACGCAAGGGATTTTCAGGAGATACTGACCGTGACCCACGCCAGTAATGGTTGCCTGTACCTGGCCACAACTGCAAACCAGTTCCCGGGACTGAGCCTTTTTCACGGTGAAAGCTGAAACATCATGCACATGAATTTTCCCACACCGGGAACAATACAGCGCCAATGAATAGACTGTACGGATAACCATACCTGTCTCCCTCCTCTCTACAAGGAATCTTCGCCAAGGATCAGAGAATTCCTGCCTAGGATGTGTCGTCAAACTAACGGAATGATCGATGGCGAGAGATTTTTGCGCCAGACGAGTTAAAATCTTGCAGGAAAGCGGCCCTATTCCAAAAAATTTTAACAAAGTATGAAACAAGAAGCGCCGTCAGGGAGCGTTTCGGATAGTTTGCTGACTGCAACAACGAAGGCTTACGAAAAATAGACCCGTCAATATTCACGGGATAGGGTTGATAGGTACTGGTGCTTCGCCAACTTTGAAATTGTAAATTAAATTTGCGGGGAATTTTTCGTAAGGCAAGGCGAAGGAGGTGCTTCTATCGGGAATAGGTAAGCCGCCGACACGAAGCCTTAAGAAAAAAACCGTAAAGAAATTACAGTTTCAGAGTCGGTGGAGCACTAAATATATAAACAGACCGGATAAAGACCTCCGAGGCCCTATCCGGTCTGTCCAAAACCGTCTTGTCGAATGTCAGCCGATCATTAACCGTGAAGCTGCGCAGCCGGCAATGTTTTCCGCCACCATACGGCAAACCGCCATAATATCAAAAGGTTTGGTAATATAGGCGTAGGCTCCCATTTCCCTTGCCTGGTTTACCAATTCCAGCTCTCCGTAGGCAGTCATCATAATGACTCTATCTTCCTGACGCATGGTCTTCAACTCCTGGAGCGTCTCAATGCCATCCATGCCGGGCATCTTCATGTCCATCAGGATTACTGCCGGATTGACCTCCTTCGCTCGCTGCACACCTTCATAGCCGTTTCCCGCCGTAACGACCTCATATCCTTCGTCAGTCAATACTTCGGTTAAAAGCCGTCTGATTCCTGGCTGATCATCGATAACCAGTACTTTGGATTTAGCCGCAGTCGTTGCTGTCATTTTGTTCACCCTGCCTCTGTTTTTAATTTAACAAAACATTAACAAAACATTTCCTCATTACATGTTTATTCGCACTGCATGACAAATATCCTTCTATATTTTGGTAATTGTTGTATTTATTTTAAAAATTCGCCAGCAGGTTCCTCCGGTTTTAGCCGGCAGCCAAGTATCCAATCAGTGCTCTGCCAACCTTGAAACTGGAAGATGGTAATGAGTCAAAATTTTGTCAGCCAAGACGGAGGAAGAAGGCATACCGTCAGTATTCACTGGATTAAGGCTGATGAGGTACTAGTGTCTTGGCAAAGTTATGAATTAGAATTATACAGTATAGATTTTTCTGCAATGCAAGGCGGAGGAGGCGCGCATATCGGCCATATGTAAGCCGACGACAACGCAGCAGTGCGGAAAAAGAGGCTGTATAAACTAAGATTTAACTTGGTCAAGACACTAACGTCTGCCCAGCGATTGCCGCACACTGTGCAGCCAGCCTGACAGGTGAAATACGAGCGGATTGTGGTAAACCTTCAGCGTATAGGTGGCGCTCGTGTCGTCTACGGTGAAAACAATATCATTATAGGGCGTAGGCAAGCCCCAGGTATTCATAATGGGTTGGCCGTTTTTAAGAACGCTGATCCGGTAGGCGCTGTCCCGCAAATAGAGCGGATATTTCAGCGTAACCGTATGCCTATGAGCCGCGTCGCTGGGTAACGTTTTTCCCAACAGTTGGACAGCATATTCGCTGACTCCGAAGGAATCACTTAGCCGGGCGCCATAAACCGCCTGGAGGTTTGGGGTATAGTAGTCGATATAGGCGCGGACCAGTTCACTGGCCGTAGCAAACCGCAGAAGGCCCTTTTCGGCGTAGGTCTGAGCCAAATAAGCCAAATGTTCGTCCAATGCCTGGAATTGTCCTCCCTCCAGACTTCTCCAGTCCCCATTGCCCAGCATGAACATGGCGTGGGTAAAGCCGTCGATCAGGTGGATGCCCGGTTTGATCTGCCCGTCAGTCATAAAGGCCCTCATGCCTTGATCGGCTTTTTCGTTCATCACTGCCGCCGTATCGGTATCATAGGCAATCGACGGTTTGGGCGTAGGTCTGAACTCAACCAGCCCGATTTCTTTAAAGTCACCGGCCGGCCGGTTGATATCGTCGGCCTTGGTAAAATAAATTTCCTGGCCGTAAGCGCCTGACGTACTGCCGCCCAGGTTGCCGTCGGCGTCGCTGGAACCCCAAAGTCCCACTTTCCGGTAGGCGTTAGTGCTCATCTGTTCATCCGCATTGCCGTTGCCAATATCGAACGAACCGGCCCGGGTGGTAATGAGCTGTCCTTGCCCGGAATCGGCGCTAAGCTCTTCCATAATGCGCTGATA encodes the following:
- a CDS encoding response regulator, which codes for MTATTAAKSKVLVIDDQPGIRRLLTEVLTDEGYEVVTAGNGYEGVQRAKEVNPAVILMDMKMPGMDGIETLQELKTMRQEDRVIMMTAYGELELVNQAREMGAYAYITKPFDIMAVCRMVAENIAGCAASRLMIG